In Nostoc sp. UHCC 0926, a single genomic region encodes these proteins:
- a CDS encoding DUF309 domain-containing protein: protein MSETIPQEFWQGVEQFNSGEFYACHDTLEALWIEAGEPEKTFYQGILQIAVALYHLENRNWRGAVILLGEGSNRLRRYPSSYSGIDVDELLSQSAVLLTTLQQIGQDLIMAGDLGENQVLSLPIILLSTD from the coding sequence ATGAGCGAAACCATCCCCCAAGAGTTTTGGCAAGGCGTAGAACAGTTCAATTCTGGTGAGTTCTACGCCTGTCATGACACTTTAGAAGCTTTGTGGATTGAAGCTGGCGAACCGGAGAAAACCTTTTATCAAGGCATTCTCCAAATTGCTGTAGCGCTGTATCATTTGGAGAATCGGAACTGGCGAGGTGCAGTAATTCTACTCGGAGAAGGCAGCAATCGCCTACGCCGTTACCCATCTAGTTACAGCGGTATTGATGTCGATGAGCTATTGAGTCAGAGCGCAGTGTTGTTGACGACATTACAACAAATAGGGCAAGACTTGATTATGGCTGGTGATCTGGGTGAAAATCAAGTCTTATCTTTGCCTATAATTCTGCTAAGTACTGATTAG
- a CDS encoding ferredoxin thioredoxin reductase catalytic beta subunit, with translation MISSEANTKSSDKSLEAMRHFSEQYAKRTGTYFCSEPSVTAVVIEGLAKHKDELGAPLCPCRHYEDKEAEVHGTYWNCPCVPMRERKECHCMLFLTPDNEFAGEKQEISLETIKEVRDSMG, from the coding sequence ATGATCTCATCAGAAGCTAACACAAAATCCAGCGATAAAAGCCTAGAGGCAATGCGGCATTTTTCCGAACAATACGCCAAGCGGACTGGAACATACTTTTGTTCTGAACCTTCTGTTACCGCAGTTGTGATCGAGGGACTAGCCAAACATAAAGATGAACTGGGTGCGCCCTTATGTCCCTGTCGCCACTACGAAGATAAAGAGGCTGAGGTTCACGGCACATATTGGAACTGTCCCTGTGTACCAATGAGAGAACGCAAAGAGTGTCACTGCATGTTGTTCCTTACCCCTGACAACGAGTTTGCTGGAGAAAAACAAGAAATCTCTCTCGAAACAATTAAAGAAGTACGAGACAGCATGGGATGA
- a CDS encoding DUF58 domain-containing protein, producing MKIIKPITNWLETRACAPAYGGWVLAATAICFFGAGINTMAGWLYAISGISFALLGVAAILPPRSLTGLAISRRPIQPVSAGDDLTVELEIRNQTPQPVSLLQVEDILPFVLGKPVQKAIETIPSQGSYRWVYYHPTQRRGVYRWHTVELGSGAPLGLFWCRRQRDCAATAIVYPAVLPLATCPLVDEMGQEESKRGDPRGRPLQTATTGLVRSLRPYRLGDPTRLIHWRTSARYGELRVRELEMVTGGQEIVIALDSTSKWEEENFEQAVIAAASLYFYAQQQQLQVQLWTASTSLIKGERFVLETLAATTALEDASSVVPKSYPLIWLTQNSLSLSTLPQGSRWVMWPNISSPPAQEVINWEHPGIILQSDVNDGLRLRALQLQLQKTLHS from the coding sequence ATGAAAATCATCAAACCCATCACCAATTGGTTAGAAACTCGCGCTTGTGCCCCTGCATACGGCGGTTGGGTGCTAGCAGCAACGGCTATTTGTTTTTTTGGCGCAGGTATCAATACGATGGCTGGTTGGCTGTACGCCATTAGCGGCATCAGTTTTGCCCTTTTGGGTGTAGCAGCCATCTTACCGCCGCGATCGCTCACAGGTTTAGCCATCTCCCGCCGTCCTATCCAACCTGTGTCAGCAGGCGATGATCTGACGGTGGAATTAGAAATCCGCAATCAGACACCGCAGCCTGTAAGTTTATTGCAAGTCGAGGATATATTACCCTTCGTCTTAGGGAAACCAGTACAAAAAGCAATAGAAACAATTCCTAGCCAAGGCAGTTACCGTTGGGTATATTACCACCCTACCCAGCGCCGGGGCGTTTATCGTTGGCACACAGTCGAATTAGGTTCTGGTGCGCCTTTGGGATTGTTTTGGTGTCGCCGTCAACGTGACTGTGCTGCCACAGCGATCGTCTATCCAGCAGTGTTACCCTTGGCTACCTGCCCCTTAGTAGATGAAATGGGACAAGAAGAGAGCAAAAGGGGCGATCCTCGTGGTAGACCCTTGCAGACAGCGACAACGGGGCTGGTGCGATCGCTGCGTCCTTATCGCCTCGGAGATCCTACTCGTCTAATTCACTGGCGGACTAGCGCCCGCTATGGCGAATTAAGGGTGCGGGAGTTAGAAATGGTCACAGGTGGACAAGAGATAGTTATTGCCCTTGACAGCACTAGCAAGTGGGAAGAAGAAAACTTTGAACAAGCAGTAATTGCCGCAGCATCACTGTATTTTTATGCACAGCAACAGCAATTACAGGTGCAACTCTGGACAGCATCAACAAGTTTAATCAAAGGTGAGCGTTTTGTTTTAGAAACCTTAGCAGCAACCACAGCCCTAGAAGATGCCAGTTCAGTAGTTCCTAAAAGCTATCCCTTGATTTGGCTGACTCAAAACTCTCTGAGTCTTTCTACTCTTCCTCAAGGCAGTCGCTGGGTAATGTGGCCAAATATTTCCTCACCACCAGCACAAGAGGTAATCAATTGGGAACACCCTGGTATAATTTTGCAAAGCGATGTCAACGACGGGCTACGCCTACGCGCTCTGCAACTCCAACTACAAAAAACATTACATTCATAA
- a CDS encoding RNA-guided endonuclease InsQ/TnpB family protein, which yields MLNLTYIYRLKLNQQQSQTYEAWLETSRRVWNFGLGARKDWYNSRSCRIDACSLKSEYIIPADASRPSFASQCKALTQARKSNPNLSAAHSQMLQQVLRRLEKAFIGMWESGRGFPRFKKKGRMRSLLFPQLGVNPILGSKVKLPGVGWVKMRLSRPIPDGFVAHHAQVVKKASGWYVMLTLQANVDVPSFAPHGQPIGIDLGLKTFLATSTGEQIARPRFFVVLQRKLKLLQQRVSHKKLGSNNWRKAQQRGSRIHEYIHNTRKDFHFKLAHHLCDQNGMIFAEDLNFKAWAKGMFSKHTLDAGFGEFLSILEWVCWKRGVYFAKVNPNRTSQTCPNCNHHTGKKDLSERIHHCGECGFQTDRDVAAAMVVMQRGLAAVGHTVKMLGEGLSNSSLLTQESPVL from the coding sequence ATGCTAAACCTAACTTATATCTATCGCCTAAAACTAAATCAACAACAGTCCCAAACCTATGAAGCGTGGCTAGAAACATCTCGTAGGGTTTGGAATTTTGGCTTAGGAGCACGGAAAGATTGGTATAACTCAAGGTCATGCAGAATTGATGCTTGCAGTCTAAAAAGTGAGTATATCATTCCTGCTGATGCATCTAGGCCTTCGTTTGCATCTCAATGCAAAGCCTTAACTCAAGCCAGGAAAAGTAATCCTAATCTAAGTGCGGCACATTCTCAAATGTTGCAGCAAGTGTTAAGGCGGCTAGAGAAAGCATTTATCGGAATGTGGGAATCAGGAAGAGGTTTTCCCCGATTCAAAAAAAAAGGGAGAATGCGCTCTTTATTGTTTCCACAATTAGGGGTTAATCCAATCCTTGGAAGTAAAGTTAAACTTCCTGGTGTTGGATGGGTGAAAATGCGACTATCCCGACCTATTCCAGATGGGTTTGTGGCTCATCATGCCCAAGTGGTGAAGAAAGCTTCGGGATGGTATGTAATGCTCACACTGCAAGCTAACGTTGATGTTCCAAGTTTTGCGCCACATGGACAACCTATTGGTATTGACTTGGGGCTAAAAACTTTCTTAGCTACATCCACCGGTGAACAAATTGCTAGACCAAGATTTTTTGTGGTTCTGCAACGCAAGCTGAAATTGCTGCAACAAAGAGTTAGCCATAAAAAATTGGGGTCAAATAACTGGCGAAAAGCTCAACAGAGGGGATCACGGATACACGAATATATTCACAACACTCGCAAGGATTTTCATTTCAAGTTAGCACATCATTTATGTGACCAAAATGGAATGATATTTGCTGAGGATTTGAACTTTAAAGCGTGGGCTAAAGGGATGTTTTCAAAGCATACTTTAGACGCAGGTTTTGGTGAATTTCTCTCAATCTTAGAATGGGTGTGTTGGAAGCGCGGGGTCTATTTTGCTAAGGTCAACCCCAACCGAACCAGTCAAACTTGCCCCAATTGCAACCATCACACCGGAAAGAAAGATTTAAGTGAGCGGATACATCACTGTGGTGAATGTGGATTTCAGACAGATAGAGACGTTGCAGCCGCTATGGTGGTGATGCAACGTGGTCTTGCAGCCGTAGGGCATACGGTCAAGATGCTTGGCGAGGGGTTAAGCAATAGCTCCCTTTTGACCCAAGAATCCCCCGTTTTATAA
- a CDS encoding DUF6887 family protein, translating to MKPDFSSMTKTELRAFVIAHPDNKAAFRAFVDRFTSEASPETFDIPKSNAEIEEVEILIRQKLEQLKIS from the coding sequence ATGAAGCCTGACTTTAGTAGCATGACCAAAACTGAGTTAAGAGCTTTTGTCATTGCTCACCCCGACAACAAAGCAGCGTTTCGTGCCTTTGTTGACCGTTTTACTTCAGAAGCGTCTCCAGAGACTTTTGACATTCCGAAATCAAATGCTGAGATTGAGGAAGTTGAAATCTTGATTAGACAAAAGTTAGAACAACTAAAGATAAGCTGA
- a CDS encoding DUF6888 family protein, translating into MPTAEQGIRCVILCQSLTNTFTPIFIVRLDEQTGNVFILAGDNIEIEIYRNGLWRFL; encoded by the coding sequence TTGCCAACTGCTGAACAAGGCATCAGGTGTGTCATACTATGTCAATCTTTGACTAATACATTTACCCCTATTTTCATTGTCCGCCTCGATGAGCAAACAGGTAATGTGTTTATTTTGGCAGGCGATAACATAGAGATAGAAATCTATCGCAATGGTCTTTGGAGGTTCTTGTGA
- a CDS encoding type II toxin-antitoxin system VapC family toxin — protein sequence MILCDAGVLLCLVDRTQPQHNAYKIAVMRLAKPLVTTWSCLTEAMYLALHRGGWQMQKQLGQLLLNKLLTVYDIQESDYNRLLALMEQYCDRPMDLADATLVLTAEKTGYRQILTLDSDFLFYRIGDQDTFEIISV from the coding sequence ATGATCCTGTGTGATGCAGGAGTTCTGCTTTGTCTGGTAGATCGCACTCAGCCTCAGCACAATGCTTATAAAATTGCAGTGATGCGTTTGGCAAAACCTCTCGTCACAACCTGGTCATGCTTGACAGAAGCCATGTATCTTGCCCTACATCGTGGCGGCTGGCAAATGCAAAAACAGTTGGGGCAGCTTCTTTTAAATAAACTGCTGACCGTTTACGATATTCAGGAGAGTGATTACAACCGTTTGTTGGCACTGATGGAACAATATTGCGATCGCCCAATGGATTTAGCAGATGCTACGTTGGTTTTGACGGCTGAAAAGACAGGGTATCGTCAAATTCTCACCCTCGATTCTGATTTCTTGTTTTATCGAATTGGTGATCAAGACACCTTTGAAATTATTTCAGTCTGA
- a CDS encoding DUF2281 domain-containing protein, which translates to MTIRETAIAKLQQLSEPLLQEVTDFIDFVIHKHQVKIAESQPDETLVGKWSQWFEAVDCLDVSPPEPVNNYQQLLLNKYRQQGLEL; encoded by the coding sequence ATGACTATTCGTGAAACTGCGATCGCAAAATTGCAGCAACTTTCTGAACCACTCCTGCAAGAAGTGACCGACTTCATTGATTTTGTTATCCACAAACATCAAGTTAAAATTGCTGAGAGTCAGCCTGATGAAACGCTTGTGGGAAAATGGTCACAATGGTTTGAGGCTGTGGATTGCCTAGACGTATCTCCACCTGAACCAGTCAACAACTATCAGCAACTCCTACTCAACAAGTATCGGCAACAAGGGCTAGAGCTATGA
- a CDS encoding CHAT domain-containing protein, translating into MSNLSSVEKKKIEKLLKMSNGYVLDFSNRTFQEFIIESIGIDIYDGKYAYASCSKANRLRAFWDQEPNNIVGKLILNLLEYWKAQKLISYTEISQVEQALFDECSQVSQRLIQDVISEDPLPEKTVNTIETVAIISILLLTSDPTNASRLRIGEELREIQERLQLAKLREKFKLNQRMSVRPTDISQALLDIQPHIVHFSGHGTASGSLCFENRVGEIHPIMPDALAALFEQFTDQISCVLLNSCYSEIQADAISEHIDYVIGMNQAIGDNAAIAFAIGFYQALGAGRTIESAYKFGCVQIKLQGIPEHLTPVLIQRRKS; encoded by the coding sequence ATGTCTAATTTATCTAGTGTCGAAAAGAAAAAAATAGAAAAACTCCTAAAAATGAGTAATGGGTATGTACTTGATTTTTCAAACAGAACATTTCAAGAATTTATTATAGAAAGTATAGGTATTGATATATACGATGGTAAATATGCTTATGCAAGTTGTTCTAAAGCTAACCGTCTGAGAGCATTTTGGGATCAAGAGCCTAACAATATCGTTGGAAAACTAATTCTGAATTTACTGGAATATTGGAAAGCGCAGAAGTTGATCAGTTATACAGAGATAAGTCAGGTAGAGCAGGCTCTATTTGATGAATGCTCTCAAGTATCACAGAGACTCATTCAAGATGTGATTAGTGAAGATCCGCTACCAGAAAAAACTGTAAATACAATTGAAACGGTTGCAATAATTTCAATCCTTCTATTAACATCTGACCCAACCAATGCTTCTAGGCTGCGTATCGGCGAGGAATTAAGAGAAATTCAAGAAAGACTTCAGTTAGCCAAGTTGAGAGAAAAATTTAAACTAAATCAAAGGATGTCTGTGCGACCAACAGATATTAGTCAAGCGTTACTGGATATACAACCTCATATCGTACATTTTTCCGGTCATGGTACAGCAAGTGGTTCGCTATGTTTTGAAAATCGAGTAGGAGAAATTCACCCAATCATGCCCGACGCATTGGCAGCATTATTTGAGCAATTCACCGATCAAATAAGTTGTGTGTTATTGAATTCCTGTTATTCAGAAATTCAGGCAGATGCTATTTCAGAACACATTGATTACGTCATCGGAATGAATCAAGCTATTGGTGACAACGCTGCTATAGCCTTTGCTATAGGTTTTTACCAAGCATTAGGCGCAGGCCGTACAATTGAGAGTGCGTATAAATTTGGGTGTGTTCAGATTAAACTACAGGGTATTCCTGAGCATCTAACGCCAGTTCTTATCCAGAGAAGAAAAAGTTGA
- the typA gene encoding translational GTPase TypA, which translates to MTLPIRNVAIIAHVDHGKTTLVDALLKQSGIFREGEDVPDCVMDSNALERERGITILSKNTAVRYKETLINIVDTPGHADFGGEVERVLGMVDGCLLIVDANEGPMPQTRFVLKKALEKGLRPIVVINKIDRGQADPHVAVDKVLDLFLELGADEDQCDFTYLFASGMAGFAKESLEAESVDMQPLFNAILQHVPSPVGDSNKPLQLQVTTLDYSEYLGRIVIGRIHNGTIRSGQQAALVTEDGTIVKGKISKLMGFEGLKRVDLEEATAGYIVAVAGFADAYIGETITDPNEPQALPLIKVDEPTLQMTFCVNDSPFAGQEGKLVTSRQVRDRLFRELETNVALRVEETDSPDKFLVSGRGELHLGILIETMRREGFEFQVSQPQVIYREVNGQPCEPYELLVLDIPVDGVGSCIERLGQRKGEMQDMQPGSGDRTQLEFVIPARGLIGFRGEFMRMTRGEGIMNHSFLDYRQLSGDIEARNKGVLISFEEGVSTFYAMRNAEDRGAFFITPGTRVYRGMIVGEHNRPQDLELNICKTKQLTNHRAAGSDELVQLQAPIDMSLERALEYIGSDELVEVTPQSIRLRKMSKKLAKR; encoded by the coding sequence ATGACGCTCCCAATTCGCAACGTCGCCATTATCGCCCACGTTGACCACGGTAAAACCACCCTAGTTGACGCACTCCTCAAACAATCCGGCATTTTCCGCGAAGGCGAAGACGTTCCGGATTGCGTTATGGACTCCAACGCCCTAGAACGGGAACGGGGTATTACTATCCTGTCCAAAAATACGGCGGTTCGCTACAAAGAAACACTAATTAATATTGTTGATACTCCTGGACACGCTGACTTTGGTGGCGAAGTCGAACGAGTACTGGGCATGGTTGACGGATGTCTTCTGATTGTCGATGCCAACGAAGGCCCCATGCCCCAAACACGCTTTGTCCTTAAAAAAGCTTTGGAAAAGGGTCTGCGCCCCATCGTTGTGATCAACAAAATCGACCGTGGTCAAGCTGACCCTCACGTTGCTGTCGATAAAGTATTGGATCTGTTCTTGGAATTAGGGGCAGATGAAGACCAGTGTGATTTTACCTATCTGTTTGCCTCCGGTATGGCAGGTTTTGCCAAAGAAAGCTTGGAAGCAGAATCAGTAGATATGCAACCTCTTTTTAACGCAATTCTGCAACACGTTCCATCACCAGTGGGCGACAGCAATAAGCCTCTGCAATTGCAAGTCACAACCCTAGATTATTCTGAATATCTGGGACGGATTGTTATTGGCAGAATTCACAACGGTACTATCCGCTCAGGACAACAAGCAGCTTTAGTAACAGAAGATGGCACCATTGTCAAGGGTAAAATTAGCAAACTGATGGGCTTTGAAGGGCTGAAGCGCGTAGACCTGGAAGAAGCAACCGCAGGTTATATTGTCGCGGTGGCTGGTTTCGCTGATGCTTATATTGGGGAAACGATTACTGACCCCAATGAACCGCAAGCTTTACCACTAATTAAAGTGGATGAACCAACCTTGCAAATGACCTTCTGTGTGAATGATTCGCCCTTTGCTGGTCAAGAAGGCAAGTTGGTGACATCAAGACAAGTGCGCGATCGCCTATTCCGCGAACTCGAAACCAACGTTGCTTTGCGTGTCGAAGAAACCGATTCTCCCGATAAATTCCTCGTTTCCGGTCGTGGAGAACTCCACCTGGGTATCTTAATTGAAACCATGCGCCGGGAAGGCTTCGAGTTTCAGGTATCTCAGCCACAGGTAATTTACCGCGAAGTCAACGGACAACCTTGCGAACCTTATGAACTCTTGGTGTTAGACATTCCTGTTGATGGTGTGGGTAGCTGTATTGAACGCCTGGGACAACGCAAAGGCGAAATGCAAGATATGCAACCAGGTAGTGGCGATCGCACCCAACTAGAGTTTGTCATTCCCGCCCGTGGATTGATTGGTTTCCGGGGTGAATTCATGCGGATGACTCGTGGTGAAGGCATCATGAACCATAGCTTCTTAGACTACCGTCAACTCAGTGGCGACATTGAAGCCCGGAACAAAGGCGTTTTAATCTCATTTGAAGAGGGTGTTTCTACCTTCTATGCCATGAGAAACGCCGAAGATAGAGGAGCATTCTTTATTACTCCTGGCACAAGGGTTTACAGAGGCATGATTGTGGGAGAACATAATCGTCCCCAAGATTTGGAACTAAATATCTGTAAGACCAAGCAGTTAACCAATCACCGCGCTGCTGGTAGCGATGAATTAGTGCAACTGCAAGCACCGATAGACATGAGCCTAGAGCGTGCTTTGGAATACATCGGCTCCGATGAATTAGTGGAAGTTACACCCCAATCGATTCGTCTACGGAAGATGTCGAAGAAGTTGGCGAAACGGTAA